One stretch of Lemur catta isolate mLemCat1 chromosome 2, mLemCat1.pri, whole genome shotgun sequence DNA includes these proteins:
- the LOC123632663 gene encoding thymosin beta-4-like: MAEIEEFDKLKLKTETQEKNSLPSKETIKQEKQAGKS, encoded by the coding sequence ATGGCTGAGATCGAGGAATTTGATAAGCTGAAATTGAAGACAGAAACGCAAGAGAAAAATTCGCTGCCTTCCAAAGAAACGATCAAACAGGAGAAGCAAGC